In a single window of the Ferrimicrobium acidiphilum DSM 19497 genome:
- a CDS encoding formate--tetrahydrofolate ligase, protein MTMNNDLTIARAAHLKPIADIAHEMGIGPDLLETYGNSVAKIKLEAIHALSDRPKAKYVVVSAITPTPLGEGKTTTTVGLGQAMHQVGKRATIAIRQPSMGPTFGIKGGAAGGGYSQVVPMESLNLHLTGDMHAVTSAHNLLSAMLDNHLFRGNELNIDTHSITWRRVLDVDDRALRNIVVGLGARNDGIPRQTGFDITAASEIMGVLALSTSLQDLRTRLGNIVVGYTNNNEPVTAEQLRAAGAMTVMMRDAIKPNLLQTLENTPVLVHAGPFGNIAHGNSSIVADLIGIHTGDYLITEAGFGADMGAERFFNIKCRTSGLVPDAAVVVATVRALKVHSGAHRVVAGKPLPSAILQENPDEVYAGGANLRKQIENIKLHGVSPVVAINSFPGDFASEHDVIREIAESMGARVAICTNFSNGGKGAIELAEMVAEAANEPNDFHLLYPDNASLREKIETIAVKVYGAEGVDYLPAANRQIEVYEQNGFGSLPVIIAKTHLSISSDPSLKGAPTGWRMPVREARASVGAGFVYLICGDISTMPGLSTHPAAESIDIDESGEIVGLS, encoded by the coding sequence ATGACCATGAACAACGACCTAACGATAGCTCGGGCAGCCCACCTCAAACCAATCGCTGACATCGCCCACGAGATGGGCATCGGACCTGATCTATTGGAGACTTATGGCAACAGTGTTGCCAAAATCAAACTCGAGGCCATCCATGCACTCTCTGATAGACCCAAGGCAAAATACGTCGTCGTCTCCGCTATCACCCCTACTCCACTTGGAGAAGGCAAGACGACTACGACGGTTGGATTGGGGCAGGCTATGCATCAAGTTGGAAAGCGTGCCACCATCGCCATCCGCCAACCCTCGATGGGTCCAACCTTCGGAATCAAGGGTGGTGCCGCAGGAGGTGGTTACAGCCAGGTCGTCCCGATGGAATCGCTCAATCTTCACTTAACCGGTGACATGCACGCCGTAACGAGCGCCCACAACCTCCTATCCGCAATGCTCGACAACCACCTCTTCAGGGGCAATGAACTCAACATCGATACCCACAGCATCACCTGGCGACGAGTGCTCGATGTCGATGACCGGGCACTTCGCAATATCGTTGTCGGCCTAGGTGCCAGGAACGATGGCATACCTCGCCAAACTGGATTTGACATTACTGCTGCCTCTGAGATCATGGGTGTTCTGGCACTCTCCACGTCGCTCCAAGACCTACGGACACGGCTTGGTAATATCGTGGTCGGCTATACCAACAACAACGAACCAGTCACGGCCGAACAGCTTCGCGCTGCTGGAGCAATGACGGTAATGATGCGCGATGCAATCAAGCCGAACCTACTCCAGACACTCGAAAATACCCCAGTACTGGTTCATGCGGGACCATTCGGCAACATCGCTCACGGGAACTCATCGATCGTCGCAGACCTAATCGGTATCCATACCGGCGACTACCTGATTACAGAGGCTGGCTTTGGCGCAGACATGGGAGCAGAACGGTTCTTCAACATCAAATGTCGAACCTCGGGCCTTGTGCCTGACGCCGCCGTCGTAGTCGCCACCGTGCGCGCACTCAAAGTCCACTCCGGAGCTCATCGTGTGGTCGCTGGTAAGCCACTTCCATCAGCTATTCTGCAGGAAAATCCAGACGAGGTCTACGCCGGCGGAGCAAACCTCCGCAAACAGATAGAAAACATCAAGCTCCACGGGGTGAGCCCAGTCGTAGCCATTAACTCCTTCCCGGGTGACTTTGCCTCAGAACATGATGTCATCCGCGAGATTGCGGAATCAATGGGCGCAAGAGTAGCCATCTGCACGAACTTCAGCAACGGAGGTAAAGGAGCGATCGAACTCGCTGAAATGGTGGCCGAGGCAGCGAACGAGCCAAACGACTTCCACCTTCTCTATCCGGATAACGCCTCCCTCCGAGAGAAGATTGAAACCATCGCTGTGAAGGTCTACGGGGCCGAAGGAGTCGACTACCTGCCGGCGGCTAATCGTCAGATTGAAGTCTATGAGCAGAATGGGTTTGGAAGCTTGCCTGTAATAATCGCAAAGACCCATCTCTCGATCTCGTCAGACCCATCCCTCAAGGGCGCCCCTACTGGCTGGCGCATGCCAGTTCGCGAGGCTAGAGCCTCAGTGGGGGCCGGCTTCGTCTATCTCATCTGCGGCGATATTAGCACCATGCCAGGGCTTTCAACGCATCCAGCCGCCGAGTCGATCGATATCGATGAATCGGGTGAAATTGTCGGACTCAGCTGA
- a CDS encoding cyclodeaminase/cyclohydrolase family protein has protein sequence MKLSDSAELPHYLSYSTEDFIEMVAEPQPAPAAGSVAALTVSLAAALCVKSALLSTRQMPEAPSLANSAKELMHRSEELCQVDAQSYAEVILALRAQRLTESLSNRNKVQEAIGRAAQVLLEVVKVALEIGSIASQLAEQGNPNLIGDSITAAVLAEAGVRSSIALATINLKDIESNTDTTEFTRLLAMAEAHTTRAQEAARARSAL, from the coding sequence GTGAAATTGTCGGACTCAGCTGAACTTCCACATTATCTGAGTTACAGCACTGAAGACTTCATTGAGATGGTGGCCGAGCCACAGCCAGCACCTGCCGCGGGTTCAGTTGCAGCACTCACGGTCAGTTTGGCAGCAGCGCTTTGTGTAAAATCCGCGCTTCTCTCAACTCGGCAGATGCCCGAAGCTCCTAGTCTTGCCAACTCCGCAAAGGAGCTCATGCACCGAAGCGAGGAGTTGTGTCAAGTCGATGCCCAGAGCTACGCTGAAGTGATCCTAGCGCTACGCGCCCAACGACTGACAGAGTCTCTCAGCAATCGGAATAAGGTACAAGAGGCTATCGGTCGGGCCGCACAAGTATTGCTGGAGGTGGTCAAAGTTGCGCTCGAGATTGGATCAATCGCCTCCCAATTGGCCGAGCAAGGCAACCCCAACCTGATCGGGGACAGTATCACAGCCGCCGTTCTCGCCGAAGCTGGAGTTCGTTCCTCAATCGCTCTGGCCACGATCAACTTGAAGGACATCGAATCGAACACAGATACGACAGAGTTCACCCGACTACTTGCGATGGCGGAGGCCCACACTACCAGAGCTCAAGAGGCAGCCAGAGCACGGTCGGCTCTTTAG
- a CDS encoding J domain-containing protein — translation MARSADRTYYEILGVSPDASLEEIQSAYRQLARQVHPDKGGSAALFQLITDAKSTLSDPVKRRMYDATLNDNRNHGTTRPASDKGWRASDPRASSEYSRSTSKQINTVAERPAECLLGVGLLMLLLLPPASAGLGVFATILGGVALIGKVRLRKELSHGAVHPGDPLAALSGAPLLRAELARGVPAIMAVLGTVFIYALGLKQRRRRR, via the coding sequence ATGGCGCGGTCGGCAGATCGGACTTACTACGAAATACTTGGGGTGTCTCCCGATGCTAGCCTGGAGGAGATCCAGTCGGCGTACCGACAGCTTGCGCGACAGGTTCACCCAGACAAGGGTGGCTCCGCTGCTCTTTTCCAGCTGATTACCGATGCGAAATCCACGCTTTCTGATCCAGTAAAACGTCGAATGTACGACGCCACCCTGAACGATAACCGCAACCACGGAACAACGAGACCAGCATCCGACAAAGGCTGGCGCGCATCAGACCCCAGGGCATCCAGCGAGTACAGCCGATCTACATCGAAGCAGATAAACACCGTTGCAGAAAGGCCAGCCGAGTGTTTGCTCGGAGTCGGTCTCCTAATGCTATTGCTCCTTCCGCCTGCATCTGCAGGCTTAGGCGTGTTTGCGACCATCTTGGGCGGCGTAGCGCTCATTGGTAAGGTTCGCCTGCGAAAGGAGTTGAGTCACGGCGCGGTCCATCCAGGCGATCCGCTTGCCGCGCTCTCTGGTGCACCTCTCCTTCGAGCTGAGCTTGCCCGCGGCGTTCCCGCCATTATGGCGGTTCTAGGCACCGTGTTTATCTATGCCTTAGGGCTGAAACAACGACGGAGGCGGAGATAG
- a CDS encoding IS3 family transposase, with the protein MHGRHKPCHPWTSHATTNRTLWASLKKEFIYRTSFTTRKETRTAIFDGIQCYKRKRRHSSIEYLSPTCVRTSHYSTGCIGNQGCVFCLVRNSTPARSSN; encoded by the coding sequence TTGCATGGTCGCCACAAACCATGTCATCCATGGACGTCGCACGCTACCACTAATCGGACACTTTGGGCTTCGCTCAAGAAGGAGTTCATCTACCGAACCAGCTTTACCACACGAAAGGAGACAAGAACCGCAATCTTTGATGGAATCCAGTGCTACAAACGGAAGCGTAGACATTCGAGCATCGAATATTTATCGCCGACTTGTGTTCGAACAAGCCACTACTCTACAGGCTGCATAGGTAATCAGGGCTGTGTGTTCTGTTTGGTGAGGAACTCCACTCCTGCTCGATCAAGCAACTAG
- the queC gene encoding 7-cyano-7-deazaguanine synthase QueC, giving the protein MGNPPAVVLLSGGLDSTTVLAIAKHQGFEPHALSFDYGQRHGIELKAAQRVARSMGVSNHIVTTINLRSFGGSALTADIAVPHHESIEELSEAIPITYVPARNTIFLSFALALAETLGSGDIFIGVNALDYSGYPDCRPEYIRAYEAMANLATKAGVEGQHRLHIHTPLIELSKAEIIRLGLSLKVDYALTHSCYDPSPAGEPCGTCDSCLLREKGFREAGVDDPASKHWPT; this is encoded by the coding sequence ATGGGCAACCCACCAGCCGTCGTCCTACTAAGCGGCGGCCTTGACTCTACTACCGTTCTTGCCATCGCCAAGCATCAGGGCTTCGAGCCCCACGCTCTGAGTTTCGACTATGGCCAGCGCCACGGTATCGAACTGAAGGCCGCCCAACGCGTGGCTCGGTCGATGGGAGTTTCCAACCACATAGTTACAACTATTAACCTTCGCTCATTCGGTGGATCTGCCCTTACCGCCGACATCGCCGTACCGCACCATGAAAGCATCGAAGAGTTATCAGAGGCTATACCAATTACCTACGTACCAGCTCGCAACACAATCTTCCTCTCGTTTGCGTTGGCGCTTGCCGAAACTCTCGGCTCTGGGGACATCTTTATTGGCGTCAATGCACTCGACTACTCCGGCTACCCTGACTGCAGACCGGAGTATATCAGGGCCTACGAAGCGATGGCGAATCTGGCGACTAAGGCTGGTGTCGAGGGCCAACATCGACTTCACATTCATACTCCACTAATCGAGCTATCCAAGGCCGAGATCATCAGGTTGGGATTGAGTCTCAAGGTTGACTACGCACTAACCCACAGTTGCTACGACCCAAGTCCTGCTGGCGAGCCCTGCGGCACATGCGATTCATGCCTACTACGCGAAAAGGGCTTTCGCGAGGCTGGCGTCGATGATCCTGCCAGCAAACACTGGCCCACCTGA
- a CDS encoding purine-cytosine permease family protein, with protein sequence METEARKQQVAEPALGIEVHSIDWIPERERHGKLWHQAPLWFLGNFQYFTIPLGFIGPAMGLSLWWTAIAGFLGIVVGTLFMAFHGSQGPKLGLPQMIQSRAQFGYRGAVIVLFVVLFTYIGFNVTDQVLLSQGISGAYGWDPTAIAVVTVVAAALLAIFGHDWVHRIFRVLLIISFPLVTVITIAVITGHAGGITPKTHYGFTFTAFMAEFSAAAAYNITYAPCVSDYSRYLPTKTKSRSVIFSVFFGASSSAIWLITLGAWIAIHLNAHDGLLGLKIAGNNVIGDLGSVAALASALALIATMGMSAYGASLTLLTGIDCFKKVTPTRTARIFSVIGLAVVWYLIGDAITTSAANAISTALTLMLYLLVPWTATNLIDYFYVRRGHYAITDLFSLNGIYHRWNWRGITAYAVGFVAEIPFMVLPKLDSFTYIGPIAKLLNDTDFSWLAGLVVTSIAYILITRGFDNRSEEQAIIESEATLRTEFG encoded by the coding sequence ATGGAAACCGAAGCACGCAAACAGCAGGTGGCGGAGCCCGCTCTTGGCATAGAGGTACATTCAATCGACTGGATCCCAGAACGCGAGCGTCATGGCAAACTATGGCATCAGGCTCCGCTTTGGTTTCTGGGGAACTTTCAATACTTCACCATTCCGCTCGGATTCATTGGTCCAGCAATGGGCCTTTCTCTCTGGTGGACTGCGATCGCAGGATTTCTAGGCATCGTGGTCGGCACGCTGTTCATGGCCTTCCACGGCTCGCAAGGTCCAAAGCTCGGCCTTCCGCAGATGATCCAGTCGCGTGCTCAGTTCGGGTATCGCGGTGCGGTGATCGTGTTGTTCGTCGTACTCTTCACCTACATCGGCTTCAACGTCACTGATCAAGTGCTCCTATCCCAGGGGATCTCGGGTGCCTATGGTTGGGACCCAACAGCTATTGCCGTTGTCACTGTCGTTGCTGCCGCGCTACTCGCCATTTTTGGCCATGACTGGGTTCACCGAATCTTCCGCGTGCTACTCATCATCTCCTTCCCATTAGTTACCGTCATTACTATCGCAGTCATCACTGGCCATGCTGGTGGTATCACCCCAAAAACCCACTATGGCTTTACCTTCACCGCCTTCATGGCAGAGTTTTCCGCCGCTGCCGCATACAACATCACCTATGCTCCTTGCGTCTCTGATTATTCGCGCTACCTGCCCACCAAGACCAAGAGCCGATCGGTCATCTTCTCAGTCTTCTTTGGAGCATCTTCATCGGCAATTTGGCTGATCACCCTGGGAGCATGGATAGCTATCCATCTGAATGCACACGATGGCCTCCTTGGGCTCAAAATTGCCGGCAACAATGTCATTGGAGATCTTGGATCGGTCGCAGCTCTTGCCTCCGCCCTCGCCCTAATTGCTACCATGGGGATGAGCGCCTACGGAGCCTCGCTGACATTGCTGACCGGCATAGACTGCTTCAAAAAGGTTACTCCAACACGCACCGCGAGGATTTTTTCTGTGATCGGTCTCGCCGTGGTTTGGTACCTAATTGGTGACGCCATTACCACAAGTGCCGCAAACGCCATCTCCACGGCACTGACACTTATGCTCTATCTGTTAGTACCGTGGACAGCGACCAACCTCATCGACTACTTCTATGTTCGCCGAGGCCACTACGCCATCACCGACCTGTTCTCACTCAATGGAATCTATCACCGTTGGAACTGGAGAGGCATCACTGCCTACGCTGTCGGTTTTGTTGCCGAAATACCGTTCATGGTTCTGCCAAAGCTCGATTCATTCACTTACATCGGACCGATTGCCAAACTCCTGAACGATACCGATTTCTCATGGCTAGCAGGCCTTGTCGTCACCTCGATCGCCTATATCCTCATCACTCGTGGATTTGATAACAGGTCAGAGGAGCAAGCGATTATCGAGAGCGAAGCCACTCTAAGGACCGAGTTCGGCTAG